Proteins encoded together in one Columba livia isolate bColLiv1 breed racing homer chromosome 3, bColLiv1.pat.W.v2, whole genome shotgun sequence window:
- the LOC102093398 gene encoding cytochrome c oxidase assembly factor 6 homolog, translating to MSAPTMEERKACWGARDEFWQCLDRHAEDGSKCAELRRGFEGRCPQQWVKYFDKRRDFLKYKKKLETEGYSPPEAAGKS from the exons ATGTCGGCGCCGACGATGGAGGAGAGGAAGGCGTGCTGGGGGGCCCGGGACGAGTTCTGGCAGTGCTTGGACCGGCACGCGGAGGACGGCTCCAAGTGCGCGGAGCTGCGGCGGGGCTTCGAGGGCCGGTGTCCGCAGCAGTGG GTTAAGTATTTTGACAAAAGAAGAGActtcttaaaatataaaaaaaagcttgaaaCAGAAGGGTATAGTCCTCCAGAAGCTGCTGGAAAGTCTTAG